The Glycine soja cultivar W05 chromosome 3, ASM419377v2, whole genome shotgun sequence genome window below encodes:
- the LOC114407233 gene encoding small RNA-binding protein 11, chloroplastic-like isoform X1 — protein MNEYGDAIHTLTCFPSSLQLNSMAAVRKIIEVNRNKILSPSLLSFRRGIAYKLFVGASFLTLGLSFYTTENALSEAFSNYGQVIEAKIVTDRVSDRSKGFGFVTFASQDEAENAIEDMKGKTLNGRVIFVDYAKPNINTRGEIPIARGPPEPTSTPDT, from the exons ACTTGTTTTCCTTCGTCTCTGCAATTGAATTCCATGGCGGccgtaagaaaaataattgaggTCAATAGAAATAAAATCTTGTCGccatctcttctctcttttcgcCGGGGAATTGCTTACAAGCTTTTTGTTGGAG CTAGCTTCTTGACACTAG GATTGTCCTTCTACACCACAGAGAATGCATTATCAGAGGCATTCTCCAATTACGGGCAAGTTATTGAAG CCAAAATTGTAACAGATAGGGTGTCAGACAGATCTAAGGGATTTGGGTTTGTCACCTTTGCTTCTCAAGACGAGGCTGAGAATGCCATAGAAGATATGAAAGGAAAG ACATTAAATGGACGTGTTATCTTTGTTGATTATGCAAAGCCCAATATCAACACTCGTGGTGAAATTCCAATTGCCAGAGGACCTCCTGAGCCAACATCAACACCAGATACTTGA
- the LOC114407233 gene encoding small RNA-binding protein 11, chloroplastic-like isoform X2, giving the protein MAAVRKIIEVNRNKILSPSLLSFRRGIAYKLFVGGLSFYTTENALSEAFSNYGQVIEAKIVTDRVSDRSKGFGFVTFASQDEAENAIEDMKGKTLNGRVIFVDYAKPNINTRGEIPIARGPPEPTSTPDT; this is encoded by the exons ATGGCGGccgtaagaaaaataattgaggTCAATAGAAATAAAATCTTGTCGccatctcttctctcttttcgcCGGGGAATTGCTTACAAGCTTTTTGTTGGAG GATTGTCCTTCTACACCACAGAGAATGCATTATCAGAGGCATTCTCCAATTACGGGCAAGTTATTGAAG CCAAAATTGTAACAGATAGGGTGTCAGACAGATCTAAGGGATTTGGGTTTGTCACCTTTGCTTCTCAAGACGAGGCTGAGAATGCCATAGAAGATATGAAAGGAAAG ACATTAAATGGACGTGTTATCTTTGTTGATTATGCAAAGCCCAATATCAACACTCGTGGTGAAATTCCAATTGCCAGAGGACCTCCTGAGCCAACATCAACACCAGATACTTGA
- the LOC114405297 gene encoding probable F-box protein At2g36090 — MSCTDKTATVTDEASGGGATTIFAVHPDIIQTHILTCLDGRALASVASTCSQLHALSDHEPLWENICHSTWPSTNSPRVRHVISTFPCASRSFFSDSFPSFAAREGSNIDRAPELISAVDIFHRRRVVLSRVVETETESGWFRCSPFRIDVLDQKEAVATAMEYPLSDGACEILGEDLRLSWIVVNPKGKRAVNVSSGTAVSMERHWLSGEVKVRFATVVDGGERGTPAEVALCSVTVTFGNEMQVREACLQMEDMDGMFLNGRESLGILKRALEGKRGTLLKDGKEEGRSRYLEFMNRKMERKEKKQRDERRLDMLCLALAVLSFAAFSTLFLF; from the coding sequence ATGTCTTGCACTGATAAAACGGCCACCGTCACCGACGAAGCTAGCGGCGGCGGAGCCACCACAATCTTCGCCGTGCACCCCGACATAATCCAAACCCACATCCTCACGTGCCTGGACGGCCGCGCACTCGCCTCCGTCGCCAGCACGTGCTCTCAACTCCACGCGCTCTCAGACCACGAGCCTCTCTGGGAGAACATTTGCCACTCCACGTGGCCCTCCACGAACTCGCCACGCGTCCGCCACGTCATATCCACGTTCCCATGCGCGTCTCGCTCCTTTTTCTCCGACTCGTTTCCTTCCTTCGCCGCGCGCGAAGGTTCGAACATCGATCGCGCGCCGGAGCTGATTTCCGCGGTGGACATCTTCCACCGGCGGCGGGTGGTGCTGTCGAGAGTGGTGGAGACGGAGACGGAGTCCGGCTGGTTCCGGTGCTCGCCGTTTAGAATCGATGTTCTTGATCAGAAGGAGGCGGTGGCGACGGCGATGGAGTATCCACTGAGCGATGGAGCATGTGAGATTCTCGGTGAGGATTTGAGGTTGAGTTGGATAGTGGTGAATCCGAAGGGAAAGCGTGCGGTGAATGTGTCAAGTGGAACGGCGGTGTCGATGGAGCGGCACTGGCTGAGCGGGGAGGTGAAGGTGCGGTTCGCGACGGTGGTGGACGGCGGTGAGAGGGGGACGCCGGCGGAGGTGGCGCTGTGCAGCGTGACTGTGACATTCGGGAATGAGATGCAGGTGAGGGAAGCGTGTCTACAGATGGAGGACATGGATGGAATGTTCCTGAATGGTAGGGAGAGTTTGGGGATTTTGAAGCGGGCGTTGGAGGGTAAAAGGGGAACATTACTGAAGGACGGAAAGGAAGAAGGAAGGAGTAGATACTTGGAATTCATGAACAGAAAGatggagagaaaagaaaagaaacaaagagaTGAGAGGAGGTTGGATATGCTCTGCTTGGCTCTCGCGGTTTTGTCCTTTGCGGCTTTTTCAACACTCTTTCTCTTCTGA
- the LOC114407234 gene encoding uncharacterized protein LOC114407234: protein MSTEITGNLKDMLVDVLSISRAYDTIKYVGLHREFLVHFGPQAAACGEKVEQGSEGVAFWVNIAQRQLQQAIDKERIWSRLTTSESIEVLEKDLAIFGFFVALGRSTQSFLSANGFNTLDDPIEDFIRYLIGGSILYYPQLSSISSYQLYVEVVCEELGWLPFYPGIISTTKQLHMHKNKQECPPNDEVAPQALDVCSHWMESFIKYSTWLESPSNVKAAKFLSKGHKKLVECMEELGMIKDKTLEVNTKESVERQRSTLHSTAKVSDSFNEALKKVEEAMLRLENLLQELYVSSTSSGKEHLNICSDLEKIR, encoded by the exons ATGAGCACGGAGATAACTGGTAATTTGAAGGACATGCTGGTTGATGTACTTTCTATAAGCCGAGCTTACGATACTATAAAGTATGTTGGTCTGCACAGAGAATTTCTTGTTCATTTTGGTCCTCAAGCCGCAGCATGTGGAGAAAAAGTTGAGCAAGGTTCAGAAGGGGTTGCTTTCTGGGTTAATATTGCTCAGAGGCAGCTGCAGCAAGCTATTGATAAGGAGAGAATATGGTCAAGACTGACAACATCTGAAAGTATAGAG GTTTTGGAGAAGGATTTAGCTATATTTGGGTTTTTTGTTGCTTTAGGCAGAAGTACACAGTCTTTTCTTTCAGCAAATGGTTTCAATACGCTAGATGACccaattgaagatttcataaG GTATCTTATTGGAGGAAGTATTTTATATTACCCTCAACTCTCATCCATAAGTTCATATCAACTGTATGTGGAG GTGGTTTGTGAAGAGTTGGGTTGGCTTCCTTTTTATCCCGGAATCATCAGCACTACAAAACAGTTACATatgcataaaaataaacaagaatgtCCTCCAAATGATGAAGTAGCGCCTCAAGCACTAGATGTTTGTTCTCATTGGATGGAGAGCTTTATAAAGTATAGTACATGGCTGGAGAGCCCTTCTAATGTAAAAGCAGCTAAATTTTTATCAAAAGG GCACAAGAAGTTGGTGGAGTGCATGGAAGAGCTTGGGATGATAAA GGATAAGACATTGGAGGTTAATACCAAGGAATCTGTTGAGAGACAAAGATCTACACTTCACTCAACTGCAAAAGTATCGGATTCTTTTAATGAG GCTTTGAAAAAAGTTGAAGAAGCTATGCTAAGACTGGAgaatttgcttcaagaattgTATGTATCAAGTACTAGTTCTGGAAAAGAGCATTTGAACATCTGTTCTGATCTGGAAAAAATCCGTTAA
- the LOC114405298 gene encoding uncharacterized protein LOC114405298 — protein MDIPLRSTRKYLFKKTDLLRLRELASLVSDPVDFQAHHGKLLRILRVDVEEGCLETLVQFYDPLYHCFTFPDYQLVPTLEEYSYLVGLPVPDKIPFHGFEPTPKPSDIAAALHLKTSIIQANLTSKGGLQGLPTHFLYQQASIFAEAASILAFHSILALLIYGLLLFPNVDNFIDINAIKIFLTKNPVPTLLADTYHSIHDRTQAGRGTISCCAPLLYQWFTFHLPQSRAFKTNDDKLSWPRRIMTLDPSDIVWYQAASDVGEIIVSCGEYPNVPLLGMRGGISYNPLLARRQFGYPIKTKPNNLALTNEFYLNHGDHSNKRERFAQAWSAIRRLSRSQLGKKSDYVHESYTQWVIDRTKSFGLPYRLPRYLSSTIPPSSLPIPFDTKEEFHEQLTKERQEKETWKRRCQELEQENETLKGKIAQQSRELFIQNQRMIEKDDLLRRKDVLLHQDARRKRKFMDLFSRAHSDSEDPSTPGV, from the coding sequence ATGGACATCCCACTGAGAAGCACTAGGAAGTACCTTTTCAAAAAAACAGACCTGTTGAGATTAAGGGAGCTAGCATCTTTAGTAAGTGATCCAGTTGATTTTCAAGCTCATCATGGGAAGTTGCTCAGAATTCTTAGAGTAGATGTTGAGGAAGGATGCCTAGAGACCCTGGTTCAGTTCTATGACCCGCTCTACCATTGCTTCACATTTCCCGATTACCAGCTTGTCCCCACACTTGAAGAGTACTCCTACCTAGTGGGTTTACCTGTGCCAGACAAGATACCTTTCCATGGTTTTGAGCCTACCCCTAAACCCTCTGACATCGCAGCCGCCCTCCATCTTAAAACCTCCATCATCCAAGCAAACCTTACCTCTAAAGGAGGCCTCCAAGGTCTTCCCACCCACTTCCTCTACCAACAAGCCTCCATATTTGCTGAAGCAGCTAGTATACTTGCCTTCCATTCTATCCTAGCCCTCCTTATATATGGCCTTTTACTCTTCCCAAATGTTGACAACTTCATCGATATCAATGCCATTAAAATCTTTCTTACAAAGAACCCCGTACCCACTCTACTCGCCGATACCTACCATTCTATCCATGACCGTACCCAGGCTGGCCGGGGAACCATTTCTTGTTGTGCACCTTTACTCTATCAGTGGTTTACCTTCCACTTACCTCAATCCCGTGCCTTCAAGACCAATGATGACAAGCTTTCCTGGCCTCGTCGAATCATGACTCTTGACCCATCTGACATTGTTTGGTACCAAGCAGCTAGTGATGTTGGAGAGATTATTGTGAGTTGTGGTGAATATCCCAACGTACCTCTTTTGGGTATGCGTGGCGGAATTAGCTACAACCCACTCCTCGCTCGACGACAATTCGGGTACCCGATAAAGACAAAACCAAATAACCTTGCCTTGACTAATGAATTCTATCTTAACCATGGTGATCACTCGAACAAAAGGGAAAGATTCGCACAAGCTTGGAGCGCTATCCGCAGACTCAGCAGAAGTCAGTTGGGAAAGAAATCAGACTATGTGCACGAATCTTATACCCAGTGGGTTATTGATAGGACCAAGAGCTTTGGCCTACCCTACCGCTTACCTAGATACCTATCGTCCACCATCCCACCATCATCCTTGCCTATCCCCTTCGACACCAAGGAAGAGTTTCATGAACAATTAACCAAAGAAAggcaagaaaaagaaacttgGAAGAGGAGATGCCAGGAGCTAGAGCAAGAGAATGAGACTTTGAAGGGGAAGATAGCCCAACAGAGCCGTGAGCTTTTTATCCAGAACCAGAGGATGATTGAGAAGGACGACTTGCTTCGTCGGAAAGACGTTTTGCTCCACCAAGATGCTAGAAGGAAGAGGAAGTTTATGGACTTGTTCTCCCGTGCACATTCAGATTCCGAGGACCCATCTACTCCGGGAGTTTGA